In one Yarrowia lipolytica chromosome 1A, complete sequence genomic region, the following are encoded:
- a CDS encoding uncharacterized protein (Compare to YALI0A14927g, no similarity possibly noncoding), whose protein sequence is MVLKFCSCSSQFLLCAVVILDVFQALQHLLLWWLVEFHLRAAPGGFSALFQCCVVGRWLSGSLRLGLVLCSGGLAGWAQTLCSMAVFVDSNAKQAGSGLVRVPAVLLTVIAGVLILSQQQMEGTYDCSNDSPSLQSIQELLSMQGVAPKGATHTVGELLDNVSCPSLLHIHGDRIHEGLAKPPTRHHPASS, encoded by the coding sequence ATGGTGCTGAAATTCTGCTCTTGCAGTTCACAGTTTCTCCTTTGCGCTGTCGTCATACTTGACGTGTTTCAGGCGCTGCAACATCTCCTGCTCTGGTGGCTGGTGGAGTTTCACCTTCGTGCAGCTCCAGGCGGCTTTTCAGCGTTGTTTCAGTGTTGTGTTGTCGGCCGGTGGCTCTCAGGCTCGTTGCGGCTCGGACTGGTtctttgctctggcggTTTGGCCGGTTGGGCACAAACGCTTTGCTCAATGGCGGTCTTCGTAGACAGTAATGCGAAACAAGCTGGATCAGGTTTGGTTCGTGTGCCCGCTGTTCTCTTAACCGTGATTGCTGGTGTGCTGATACTAAGTcaacagcagatggagGGGACATATGACTGTTCAAACGACAGTCCATCCCTCCAAAGCATTCAGGAGTTGTTATCCATGCAGGGAGTTGCACCCAAGGGAGCTACCCATACTGTAGGAGAGCTCCTGGACAATGTTTCCTGCCCGTCATTGCTCCATATCCATGGAGACAGGATTCATGAGGGGCTTGCTAAGCCTCCAACTCGTCATCACCCTGCGTCCTCTTAG
- a CDS encoding uncharacterized protein (Compare to YALI0A14949g, weakly similar to uniprot|Q54222 Streptomyces galbus Putative RNaseH): MLEQTTLECVKISKGNHTDQQERRAGSHQRGKSQNLQSKRRRLQHLHRLGLRSQLRQKGCVQYLNWQRNGWTNSRGLHVANQDLIQSILTLRRRNAVEMFAS, translated from the coding sequence ATGTTGGAGCAAACAACTCTGGAATGTGTCAAAATCTCTAAAGGGAACCATACAGACCAACAAGAGCGTCGAGCTGGCAGCCATCAGCGAGGAAAATCTCAAAATCTACAGTCTAAACGACGGAGGCTACAACATTTACACCGACTCGGCCTACGGTCTCAACTTCGTCAAAAGGggtgtgtacagtacctgaACTGGCAAAGGAATGGATGGACCAACAGCAGGGGTCTACATGTTGCAAACCAAGACCTGATCCAGTCCATTTTGacgctgagaagaagaaatgCTGTCGAGATGTTTGCATCCTGA
- a CDS encoding uncharacterized protein (Converted to coding from non-coding YALI0A14971g, Transposon:MudrA(mutyl), AJ621548 Yarrowia lipolytica transposon Mutyl MudrA relics), with the protein MCYADTVDEFEKLYTDFELTYKQEGMDRADRNDRSINGKRNSAYYYLQRHWFGNDQHPELRHSIVAAYTRESDFFETTTSSRIESIHSLQKSNMKTRIISLFQSATAVLRTSVNVLCDLEHAHAREMERYRKDINKRFCKSVRSFISTKALLRCIEQISVASHDDYVPSACTGNYSRGSGLPCYHMIGDLILSEDGRERMRPRAELGDKDLGTAEIHTRRAMLMLGDFDPRWRYLHTTTQMSESEWDEACNYGKFRERWEALRRSEKAWKKRDEELAKEVHAHVPRNGDLVAHMIEGEVVGPRRKRVGSLQASKKRKAGPECQVCVNQRHVTSERCFRDKGGGKAYREWKNGLIPRRQFTGHVVGGPKRIRLCRHSRTMMTATIAEDQDREYAAG; encoded by the coding sequence ATGTGTTATGCTGACACTGTGGACGAGTTTGAAAAGCTATACACCGACTTCGAACTAACCTATAAGCAGGAGGGCATGGACCGCGCCGACAGGAACGATCGTTCAATCAATGGAAAGAGAAACTCGGCATACTACTACCTTCAAAGACATTGGTTTGGAAACGACCAACATCCAGAACTTCGCCACAGCATTGTGGCTGCCTATACTAGAGAAAGCGACTTTTTCGAGACGAcgacctcctccaggaTAGAGAGTATTCATTCTCTTCAGAAGAGTAATATGAAGACAAGAATTATTTCTCTCTTCCAAAGTGCAACGGCTGTTCTGCGTACCTCGGTCAACGTGCTATGCGACCTAGAACATGCCCATGCACgggagatggagaggtATCGCAAAGATATCAACAAGAGGTTCTGCAAATCTGTCCGGAGTTTTATTTCCACCAAGGCATTATTGAGGTGCATCGAGCAGATATCTGTTGCTTCTCACGACGACTACGTTCCCAGTGCGTGTACAGGGAACTATTCTCGGGGTAGTGGACTCCCATGTTATCACATGATTGGTGATTTGATCTTGTCCGAGGACGGCAGGGAAAGGATGCGACCTAGAGCTGAACTGGGAGACAAAGACCTTGGTACGGCCGAGATACACACACGTCGAGCTATGCTCATGCTGGGAGACTTTGATCCCCGCTGGAGATACTTgcacacaaccacacagATGAGTGAAAGTGAATGGGACGAGGCTTGTAATTATGGCAAGTTCAGAGAACGGTGGGAAGCGCTTCGAAGATCGGAGAAAGCGTGGAAAAAGAGAGACGAGGAGCTCGCAAAAGAGGTCCATGCTCATGTTCCGCGTAATGGGGATCTTGTGGCACACATGATTGAGGGCGAAGTTGTTGGTCCGAGACGGAAACGCGTGGGGTCATTACAAGCCTCCAAGAAGAGGAAGGCTGGCCCCGAGTGTCAGGTCTGTGTGAACCAAAGACATGTTACGAGTGAGCGATGTTTCAGGGATAAAGGAGGTGGCAAGGCTTACCGCGAGTGGAAGAACGGTTTGATTCCTCGCAGGCAGTTCACTGGCCATGTGGTTGGAGGTCCAAAGCGAATTCGGTTGTGTCGTCACTCGCGAACCATGATGACAGCAACAATCGCGGAAGACCAGGACAGAGAATATGCTGCTGGATAA
- a CDS encoding uncharacterized protein (Converted to coding from non-coding YALI0A14971g, Transposon:MudrA(mutyl), AJ621548 Yarrowia lipolytica transposon Mutyl MudrA relics) — translation MHASGMHLHPCTPHLQNTTPSAVQNHEKSNMSGQPESPVPHQPFQHTNNTSVDQMNGPPMPGVDPADMGPMAPMNMMPDHPIQQNDSLQPPMEPQFAYHPPAMPLPQYKNPRPLLNQPAAPQPIYFRLDYEVFVYLRTADGTYEQLSTTDELKHVQIGVDNIDDKDPYLNFSVENPFMFPRVPAPSACSADFPEHVPRRSQQNPQPQQQRRQKRQQQRQQQRQQQRQQQRQQLPQQPLQPLQRVPETPPEPIDVNSPEVENRVERTVELIPYTPPDSVVETPLQLALPPVVDTQPLKFEDRNAEQRMDIMKKLADTGRDFDYHFEKVQAEFDYKMLHTDLSVPRFKEKAEAIAYAQTTARLLASSCNWVVAKAETFSSVISTSMTMRVKRLGSQPKGRDRWHVLALSR, via the coding sequence ATGCATGCATCTGGCATGCATCTCCATCCCTGTACACCACACCTCCAGAATACGACTCCTTCAGCAGTACAAAACCACGAAAAGTCCAACATGTCAGGGCAGCCAGAATCGCCGGTGCCCCACCAGCCATTTCAACATACCAACAACACGTCTGTTGACCAGATGAACGGACCGCCCATGCCTGGCGTCGATCCAGCGGATATGGGACCCATGGCACCAATGAACATGATGCCTGACCACCCGATTCAGCAAAATGACTCCCTCCAACCACCAATGGAACCCCAATTCGCGTACCATCCCCCTGCGATGCCGTTACCGCAGTACAAGAACCCAAGACCTCTGTTGAACCAGCCGGCAGCACCCCAGCCTATATATTTCCGACTCGACTATGAAGTGTTTGTCTATCTCCGCACAGCAGACGGCACATACGAACAGTTGAGTACTACCGACGAGCTGAAACACGTGCAAATCGGGGTTGACAATATCGACGACAAAGATCCTTACTTGAACTTTTCCGTGGAGAACCCTTTCATGTTTCCGCGGGTCCCGGCACCGTCTGCGTGCAGTGCGGATTTTCCGGAACATGTCCCGAGGAGGTCACAGCAGAatccacagccacagcagcaacgaCGGCAAAaacgacagcagcaacgacagcagcaacgacagcagcaacgacagcagcaacggCAACAGCTCCCACAGCAACCATTGCAACCATTGCAACGTGTTCCTGAGACTCCTCCTGAACCGATTGATGTGAACTCACCGGAGGTAGAAAATCGTGTTGAAAGAACTGTGGAATTAATCCCATATACCCCACCTGATTCTGTTGTCGAAACTCCTTTGCAGTTGGCTCTTCCTCCAGTTGTCGATACGCAACCTCTCAAATTTGAGGACAGAAACGCTGAACAGAGAATGGACATCATGAAAAAACTCGCAGACACTGGGCGCGATTTCGACTATCACTTTGAGAAAGTTCAAGCTGAATTTGATTATAAAATGCTCCACACCGATCTCAGTGTGCCAAGATTCAAGGAAAAGGCCGAAGCCATCGCCTATGCTCAGACAACTGCACGACTCCTGGCTTCGTCTTGCAATTGGGTGGTGGCAAAGGCAGAAACATTCTCCAGTGTCATAAGTACAAGCATGACCATGAGAGTGAAGAGATTGGGCAGCCAACCAAAGGGTCGAGACAGGTGGCATGTTCTTGCCCTTTCCAGATAA
- a CDS encoding uncharacterized protein (Converted to coding from non-coding YALI0A15026g, no similarity), whose product MVTFVRASTRPGTPASPVFLTSHPGTVSNLQSNNLVSRYENFDIQEVISLALQEHIVQVLMGQSQQIQQQILQDTVAHRSLDFARNTRPSRPKLSKKQPFTKDADIPLEVAGIIFEHCDLESIVQLQQVSSYWYSAYRSLDNVLKTKVQSRNPWMELGENGTELDTWGDCALVFVGRLNSRQWQAVKTVDDIDLSSVGKAASNVILYRYRKGAGQPIQLSPGTYFGESA is encoded by the exons ATGGTGACGTTCGTCAGAGCATCAACTCGGCCTGGGACGCCTGCAAGCCCGGTATTCCTTACGAGCCACCCTGGAACAGT TTCGAACCTGCAATCGAACAACTTGGTGAGCAGGTACGAGAATTTTGATATCCAAGAGGTGATTTCTCTTGCGCTACAGGAGCATATTGTCCAAGTGCTCATGGGCCAGTCACAGCAGATTCAACAGCAGATTCTGCAGGACACAGTTGCTCACAGATCGTTGGACTTTGCTCGTAACACGCGACCTTCTCGCCCCAAACTGAGCAAAAAGCAGCCCTTTACTAAAGACGCAGATATTCCGCTCGAAGTTGCGGGTATTATCTTCGAGCACTGTGATCTGGAATCAATTGTGCAGTTACAACAAGTCAGTTCATACTGGTACTCGGCTTACCGGTCGTTGGACAATGTGCTCAAGACGAAGGTCCAGAGCCGGAACCCCTGGATGGAGCTTGGAGAGAATGGCACGGAACTGGACACCTGGGGAGATTGTGCtttggtgtttgtgggtcGGTTGAATAGCCGTCAGTGGCAGGCCGTGAAGACTGTGGATGATATCGATCTGTCCTCGGTTGGTAAAGCAGCTTCCAATGTCATTCTTTACAGATACCGAAAGGGAGCTGGGCAGCCTATTCAATTGTCTCCGGGAACCTACTTTGGTGAATCTGCTTGA
- a CDS encoding uncharacterized protein (Converted to coding from non-coding YALI0A15026g, no similarity) — translation MVVAFFADPRIPQIKLPPPSFFGLPASVAKSSLSVSVGDQHIVATFSGPEEMVYVMPRDFPNYYYGHGFTYTADMGRDVTNYFLSSAHALRLSNEEPDTKGAFLLSDMPGKRFVTLYEADARSTPVVVYNGLLWVAVHRPSQSISLVPILIDLKGSSEEADGTVSLSKVYWRKSRAIVGLKGRRQVPGTSRLNNSHRYVTLCRDSNQVDIVDLATGTVTLVAGAGEVFPGFTDGRFEAWSYSNKAFDRFRKFFKRFRRLNPHRLGYDFSQISTQDEEEWGYNRSGQWVALTEEELDYEEEHEEQDEEVVEERHEEDDEEEEEEEEGGEEVV, via the coding sequence ATGGTGGTAGCCTTTTTTGCGGACCCACGCATCCCCCAAATCAAGCTCCCTCCCCCTAGCTTCTTTGGTTTGCCCGCCAGTGTAGCCAAGAGCTCcctttctgtgtctgttggtGATCAGCACATTGTTGCCACCTTTTCGGGGCCTGAAGAGATGGTCTACGTCATGCCCCGTGACTTCCCTAACTATTACTACGGTCACGGATTCACTTACACGGCCGACATGGGTCGTGATGTGACGAATTACTTTCTTTCCTCTGCGCACGCCTTGCGTCTGAGTAATGAGGAACCTGATACCAAGGGCGCCTTCCTTCTTTCAGACATGCCTGGCAAACGTTTTGTGACATTGTACGAGGCTGACGCGCGATCTACGCCTGTCGTCGTTTACAACGGGCTGCTTTGGGTTGCTGTTCACCGTCCATCTCAGTCGATATCTCTCGTTCCCATTCTCATTGACCTGAAGGGCTCTTCTGAGGAGGCTGATGGTACAGTTTCCCTGTCCAAGGTGTACTGGCGCAAGTCCCGTGCGATTGTGGGGCTCAAGGGCCGTCGTCAGGTACCTGGAACCTCGAGATTGAACAACTCTCATAGATATGTGACTCTGTGTCGAGACTCCAACCAGGTGGACATTGTTGATTTAGCTACCGGTACTGTTACACTTGTAGCTGGCGCCGGAGAGGTCTTCCCAGGCTTCACTGATGGGAGATTCGAGGCGTGGAGTTACAGCAACAAGGCGTTTGATCGGTTCCGAAAGTTCTTCAAGCGGTTCAGAAGACTGAACCCTCATCGACTAGGGTACGATTTTAGTCAGATCTCGACCcaagacgaggaggaatgGGGATACAACCGATCCGGCCAGTGGGTTGCTCTtactgaggaggagctggactATGAAGAAGAGCATGAAGAAcaggacgaggaggttgtggaggaacgacatgaagaagacgacgaagaagaagaagaagaggaggaggggggggAGGAAGTCGTTTGA
- a CDS encoding uncharacterized protein (Compare to YALI0A15059g, weakly similar to uniprot|Q9UST8 Schizosaccharomyces pombe Ribonuclease H) has protein sequence MKNFYAVRVGYTTGIYEDVEDAKDEIRGYSCAEWKGFHRYADALEYMYENPNVTKYYVWEDLVFDEIDIAHQYSGGESCKVFFNLEDARGEAICEYGNCNERLSEDLLFVDAEGDTVYEVYTDGACIRNGKRDARAGCGVYFGANNPFNESKILGGTLQTNQRAELVAIKRALQLIQEWVNGEYYEIYTDSDYALKCVTEWCDKWERNGWVNCKGYPVSNQDTIKDILKLLNSVGCRNVLGIEKVLAHSDCEGNNGADELARDAAERHYYG, from the coding sequence ATGAAGAACTTTTACGCCGTGAGAGTGGGCTACACCACAGGCATCTAcgaggacgtggaggatGCGAAGGACGAGATCAGAGGATACTCTTGCGCCGAGTGGAAGGGATTCCACCGCTACGCCGACGCCCTGGAGTACATGTATGAGAACCCGAACGTGACGAAATATTATGTGTGGGAGGATCTGGTTTTCGATGAGATCGACATAGCCCACCAGTACTCAGGGGGAGAATCCTGTAAAGTGTTCTTCAACTTGGAAGATGCTCGCGGAGAGGCGATCTGCGAATATGGTAACTGCAACGAGCGTCTGAGTGAAGATCTTCTTTTCGTCGACGCTGAAGGCGATACAGTCTATGAAGTGTACACAGACGGGGCATGTATTCGAAACGGCAAACGAGATGCAAGGGCCGGGTGTGGCGTCTATTTCGGAGCCAATAATCCCTTCAACGAGTCCAAGATTCTGGGCGGAACTCTCCAAACCAACCAGAGAGCTGAACTTGTGGCTATCAAGCGAGCCCTACAGCTCATTCAAGAGTGGGTCAATGGCGAGTACTACGAGATTTACACAGACTCGGATTATGCCTTGAAATGCGTCACAGAATGGTGCGATAAGTGGGAGCGAAACGGATGGGTTAACTGCAAGGGTTATCCTGTGTCTAACCAGGACACAATCAAAGACATTTTGAAGCTCCTCAATAGTGTCGGTTGTCGAAATGTTCTTGGAATTGAAAAAGTACTAGCCCATAGTGACTGCGAAGGAAATAATGGCGCAGACGAGCTGGCTCGTGATGCTGCCGAAAGACATTATTATGGTTGA
- a CDS encoding uncharacterized protein (Compare to YALI0A15081g, similar to Saccharomyces cerevisiae YJL218W, similar to uniprot|Q09707 Schizosaccharomyces pombe Putative acetyltransferase), with the protein MPLSRKFELDAEQIALSKKLNNVLHGDEYDKMISTMGYQDSGPELIQGRHRIRMAQKKYNDYFPEGATPDELAEARTAMLEKMLGRVGKGAYIEPPVFFDYGYNMSVGERFYSNYNCTFLDCALITIGDRVLLGPNVNLITATHDVDVQSRRDHVEYAAPITVGDDCWLGSGVQVMPGVNIGKGCTIGANSVVTKDIPPYSVAVGAPARVIKTLEDPDAEK; encoded by the coding sequence ATGCCTCTGTCGCGGAAATTCGAGCTCGATGCAGAGCAGATTGCGCTCTCCAAGAAACTCAACAATGTGCTGCACGGcgacgagtacgacaagATGATCTCAACCATGGGATACCAGGACTCGGGACCCGAACTGATCCAGGGACGCCACAGGATCCGAATGGCCCAAAAGAAGTACAACGACTACTTCCCGGAGGGCGCTACGCCCGATGAGCTGGCTGAGGCGCGAACAGCCATGCTGGAAAAGATGCTGGGTCGAGTCGGAAAGGGAGCCTACATCGAGCCCCCGGTGTTTTTCGACTACGGATACAACATGTCTGTGGGCGAGCGGTTCTactccaactacaactgCACGTTTCTGGACTGCGCTCTCATCACCATTGGCGACCGTGTGCTGCTGGGACCCAACGTCAATCTCATCACCGCCACCCACGACGTGGACGTGCAGTCAAGACGAGATCATGTGGAGTACGCGGCGCCTATTACCGTTGGAGACGACTGTTGGCTCGGATCGGGGGTCCAGGTCATGCCCGGCGTCAACATTGGCAAGGGATGCACCATTGGAGCCAACTCGGTGGTCACCAAGGACATTCCTCCGTACTCCGTGGCGGTCGGAGCTCCGGCCCGAGTGATCAAGACCCTGGAGGATCCTGACGCGGAAAAGTGA
- a CDS encoding uncharacterized protein (Compare to YALI0A15103g, weakly similar to uniprot|Q7S557 Neurospora crassa NCU03295.1 hypothetical protein), giving the protein MATTELPATQHIIHKAPKDVAQLFYGNVSDFMRMAPSQGDKKMFISAETGESLTTAQQWATVELFASKLYQLGIGHSLRPNSDAHLGDVVLLYVKNSIYIPAAHWALLDLGATVAPAAAVYKARDLVHQIELVKPKLIVCDADLKSEAVEALKILSKKMPIVTMEELRQPVKKLKQRQRFRLSRPEAAKRVAALVMSSGTSGGLPKAVRVTHHVVTSNAQCSAIVAPDLFDDPTNVISAVLPMSHIYGYFKFLFACFYTGETCVVHQSFDLKAVLDAQQKYGITSFFMVPPIIIALAKSPIVDEYIPSLQKLRFITSGAAPLGGNVIEDVKRRLGSHIAVTQMYGMTESILSTCFNPSDADVASRSVGKLCGNIEARIVGHDGVDQPAYNETDPDKIDAAFKRGDALPSGELWLRGPAIMAGYHGNCLANEESFVDASDAATVPHYHRKWLRTGDVAVIDVKGRIVIVDRTKEMIKSMGRAVAPAEIEALLLSHPQVMDCAVIGVHVPEKGTEAARAFLVLRDAQASVARDVAAWLNDQVPSYKRLHGGVVVFRGEVIPKNASGKILRRLLRQRKGDEVVFPERAKL; this is encoded by the coding sequence ATGGCCACCACAGAACTGCCAGCCACCCAACACATTATCCACAAGGCGCCCAAAGACGTGGCCCAGCTCTTCTACGGAAATGTCTCCGACTTTATGAGAATGGCTCCCTCCCAGGGcgacaagaagatgttCATTTCGGCGGAGACCGGCGAGTCGCTTACAACCGCCCAGCAGTGGGCCACCGTGGAGCTGTTTGCCTCCAAGCTCTACCAGCTGGGAATTGGCCACTCTCTGCGCCCCAACAGCGACGCCCACTTGGGAGACGTGGTGTTGCTCTACGTCAAGAACAGCATCTACATCCCTGCAGCCCACTGGGCgcttctggatctgggCGCCACCGTGGCCCCCGCAGCCGCTGTCTACAAGGCCCGGGATCTTGTGCACCAGATCGAGCTGGTCAAGCCCAAGCTGATTGTTTGTGACGCAGACCTCAAGAGCGAGGCTGTGGAGGCGCTCAAGATTCTGTCCAAGAAGATGCCCATCGTCAcaatggaggagctgcgaCAGCccgtcaagaagctcaagcaGCGCCAGCGGTTCCGACTGTCGCGACCCGAGGCCGCCAAGCGAGTGGCAGCCCTGGTCATGTCGTCGGGCACCTCTGGCGGTCTGCCCAAGGCCGTGCGTGTCACCCATCATGTGGTCACCTCCAACGCGCAGTGCTCGGCAATTGTGGCTCCCGATCTCTTCGACGACCCCACCAACGTCATCTCCGCCGTGCTCCCCATGTCCCACATTTACGGCTACTTCAAGTTTTTGTTTGCGTGCTTCTACACCGGCGAGACCTGTGTCGTGCACCAGTCGTTtgatctcaaggctgtTCTCGACGCCCAGCAAAAGTACGgcatcacctccttcttcatggtGCCCCCCATCATCATTGCGCTCGCCAAGTCGCCCATTGTGGACGAATACATCCCGTCGCTGCAAAAGCTGCGTTTCATCACATCCGGAGCGGCTCCTCTCGGTGGAAACGTCATCGAGGACGTCAAGCGACGGCTGGGATCCCATATCGCCGTCACCCAGATGTACGGCATGACCGAGAGCATTCTGTCCACCTGCTTCAACCCCTCGGACGCCGACGTGGCCTCCCGGTCTGTGGGCAAGCTGTGCGGTAACATTGAGGCCCGTATCGTTGGACATGACGGCGTGGACCAGCCTGCATACAACGAGACCGACCccgacaagattgacgCTGCTTTCAAGCGGGGCGATGCTCTGCCCAGCGGCGAGCTGTGGCTGCGAGGTCCCGCCATCATGGCTGGTTACCACGGCAATTGTCTTGCCAACGAGGAGTCGTTTGTGGACGCCTCGGACGCGGCCACGGTGCCCCATTACCACCGCAAGTGGCTGCGAACGGGCGATGTGGCCGTTATCGACGTCAAGGGCCGAATTGTGATTGTTGACCGGACCAAGGAGATGATCAAGTCCATGGGCAGGGCCGTGGCGCCCGCGGAGATTGAAGCTCTGCTACTTTCCCACCCTCAGGTGATGGATTGCGCCGTTATTGGCGTGCATGTGCCTGAAAAGGGCACCGAGGCCGCACGTGCATTCCTGGTGCTACGGGACGCGCAGGCCAGTGTGGCCCGCGACGTGGCCGCGTGGCTCAACGACCAGGTGCCTTCCTACAAGCGTCTACATGGGGGTGTGGTTGTTTTCCGGGGTGAGGTAATTCCCAAAAATGCCTCTGGAAAGATTCTCCGTCGGCTCTTACGTCAGCGAAAGGGAGATGAGGTGGTGTTCCCTGAGCGAGCTAAGCTGTAA
- a CDS encoding uncharacterized protein (Compare to YALI0A15125g, similar to uniprot|P25297 Saccharomyces cerevisiae YML123c PHO84 Inorganic phosphate transporter): protein MADNNVTEGGNAAFHNYVNDFAHIEDPNERRRLALEKIDNASFGWEHIRAITVAGVGFMTDAYDIFAINLGITMMGYVYWGQTINGPGKPPTSTATLLKVSTSVGTVIGQFGFGILADIVGRKRIYGSELMLMIGATISQCMAGHSEAINFVAVLTFWRIVMGIGIGGDYPLSSIITSEFATTRWRGAMMAAVFANQGWGQLMGAIVSIVCMAGFKNQLEPSHSAKDCGKVCRQALDMSWRILVGWGCVPAMAALYFRLTIPETPRYTFDVSRDIEKAQKDIEKYTNGDTSGDNSDKNDEIEALRAKAEALATQQASYAPPKASFKDFCRHFGQWKHGKILIGTAGSWFFLDIAFYGLGLNNSQILKAIHFDKGDNLYSTLMKNSIGNLILVCAGAIPGYWISVVTIDTIGRKPIQIGGFLILVALFCIIGFGYYKIHDGGLLACYILCQLFENFGPNTTTFIVPGEVFPTRYRSSAHGISAAAGKIGAIIAQVVIGTLIDHNCARDGKPAGCWLNHVMEIFALFMLCGFFVSFLIPETKRKTLEQLSEELHGEIQWRPPHEMEHSSHDFNEEEKSV from the coding sequence ATGGCCGATAACAACGTGACCGAAGGTGGAAACGCCGCCTTCCACAACTATGTCAACGACTTTGCTCACATTGAGGACCCCAAcgagcgacgacgactcgccctggagaagattgacaACGCCAGCTTCGGCTGGGAGCACATTCGAGCCATCACCGTCGCCGGTGTTGGTTTCATGACTGATGCCTACGATATCTTCGCCATTAACCTGGGTATCACCATGATGGGATACGTCTACTGGGGTCAGACCATCAACGGTCCCGGTAAGCCCCCCACCTCCACTGCCACTCTGCTCAAGGTGTCCACCTCGGTTGGTACCGTCATTGGACAGTTTGGTTTCGGTATTCTTGCCGATATCGTTGGCCGAAAGCGAATCTACGGCTCCGAGCTCATGCTCATGATTGGAGCCACCATCTCCCAGTGTATGGCCGGCCATTCCGAGGCTATCAACTTTGTTGCCGTTCTTACCTTCTGGCGAATTGTCATGGGTATCGGTATCGGAGGTGACTACCCTCTGTCTTCCATTATCACTTCCGAGTTCGCCACCACCCGATGGCGAGGTGCCATGATGGCTGCTGTCTTCGCCAACCAGGGCTGGGGTCAGCTCATGGGTGCCATCGTCTCCATTGTTTGCATGGCTGGTTTCAAGAACCAGCTCGAGCCCTCTCACAGCGCCAAGGACTGTGGCAAGGTCTGTCGACAGGCCCTGGACATGTCCTGGCGAATTCTGGTCGGATGGGGTTGTGTCCCTGCCATGGCCGCTCTCTACTTCCGACTGACCATTCCCGAGACCCCCCGATACACCTTTGATGTGTCTCGAGACATTGAAAAGGCCCAGAAGGACATTGAAAAGTACACCAACGGTGACACCAGCGGCGATAACTCCGACAAGAACGATGAGATTGAGGCTCTGCGAgccaaggccgaggcccTGGCCACCCAGCAGGCTTCTTACGCTCCCCCCAAGGCTTCCTTCAAGGATTTCTGCCGACATTTCGGACAGTGGAAGCACGGAAAGATTCTCATTGGTACCGCCGGCTCGTGGTTCTTCCTGGATATTGCCTTCTACGGTCTTGGTCTGAACAACTCCCAGATTCTTAAGGCTATCCATTTCGATAAGGGAGACAACCTGTACTCTACTCTGATGAAGAACTCCATCGGTAACCTGATTCTTGTCTGTGCCGGAGCCATTCCCGGATACTGGATTTCTGTGGTCACCATCGATACCATTGGCCGAAAGCCCATTCAGATTGGAGGTTTCCTCATTCTGGTTGCTCTCTTCTGTATTATCGGTTTCGGATACTACAAGATCCACGATGGAGGTCTGCTTGCATGCTACATTCTGTGTCAGCTCTTTGAAAACTTTGGccccaacaccaccaccttcatTGTTCCCGGAGAGGTGTTCCCCACCCGATACCGATCTTCGGCCCACGGTATCTCTGCCGCTGCTGGTAAGATCGGAGCTATTATCGCCCAGGTCGTTATTGGTACTCTGATTGACCACAACTGTGCTCGAGACGGTAAGCCCGCCGGATGTTGGCTTAACCACGTCATGGAGATTTTCGCCCTCTTCATGCTCTGTGGATTCTTCGTCTCCTTCCTCATTCCCGAGACCAAGCGAAAGACCCTCGAACAGCTGTCCGAGGAGCTGCATGGTGAGATCCAGTGGCGACCCCCCCACGAGATGGAGCACTCTTCTCATGACTTCaatgaggaggagaagtcgGTCTAA